Proteins from one Bos indicus x Bos taurus breed Angus x Brahman F1 hybrid chromosome 19, Bos_hybrid_MaternalHap_v2.0, whole genome shotgun sequence genomic window:
- the GFAP gene encoding glial fibrillary acidic protein isoform X3, protein MERRRVTSATRRSYVSSSEMVVGGRRLGPGTRLSLARMPPPLPARVDFSLAGALNSGFKETRASERAEMMELNDRFASYIEKVRFLEQQNKALAAELNQLRAKEPTKLADVYQAELRELRLRLDQLTANSARLEVERDNLAQDLGTLRQKLQDETNQRLEAENNLAAYRQEADEATLARLDLERKIESLEEEIRFLRKIHEEEVRELQEQLAQQQVHVEMDVAKPDLTAALREIRTQYEAVASSNMHEAEEWYRSKFADLNDAAARNAELLRQAKHEANDYRRQLQALTCDLESLRGTNESLERQMREQEERHAREAASYQEALARLEEEGQSLKDEMARHLQEYQDLLNVKLALDIEIATYRKLLEGEENRITIPVQTFSNLQIRETSLDTKSVSEGHLKRNIVVKTVEMRDGEVIKESKQEHKDVM, encoded by the exons ATGGAGAGGAGACGGGTCACCTCAGCCACTCGCCGCTCCTATGTCTCCTCCtcagagatggtggtggggggccGCCGCCTGGGTCCCGGCACCCGCCTGTCCCTGGCTCGAATGCCGCCTCCACTCCCAGCCCGGGTGGACTTCTCCCTGGCCGGGGCACTCAACTCCGGCTTCAAGGAGACCCGGGCCAGCGAGAGGGCAGAGATGATGGAGCTCAATGACCGCTTCGCCAGCTACATTGAGAAGGTGCGCTTCCTGGAGCAGCAGAACAAGGCGCTGGCTGCCGAGCTCAACCAGCTGCGGGCCAAGGAACCCACCAAGCTGGCCGACGTCTACCAGGCGGAGCTGCGCGAGCTGCGCCTGCGGCTCGATCAACTCACTGCCAACAGCGCCCGGCTCGAGGTGGAGAGGGACAACCTGGCACAGGACCTGGGCACCTTGAGGCAGAA GCTCCAGGATGAAACCAACCAGAGGCTGGAGGCTGAGAACAACCTGGCTGCCTATCGACAG GAAGCAGATGAAGCCACCCTGGCCCGTCTGGATCTGGAGAGGAAGATTgagtctctggaggaggaaatccgGTTCTTGAGGAAGATCCATGAGGAG GAGGTGCGGGAGCTCCAGGAGCAGCTGGCCCAGCAGCAGGTCCACGTGGAGATGGATGTAGCCAAGCCTGACCTCACAGCGGCCCTGAGAGAGATCCGCACACAGTATGAGGCAGTGGCATCCAGCAACATGCATGAGGCGGAGGAGTGGTACCGGTCCAAG TTTGCGGACCTCAACGACGCCGCCGCCCGCAACGCGGAGCTGCTCCGCCAGGCCAAGCATGAGGCCAACGACTACCGGCGGCAGCTGCAGGCCTTGACCTGCGACCTGGAGTCCTTGCGCGGCACG AACGAGTCCCTGGAGCGGCAGATGCGCGAGCAAGAGGAGCGCCACGCGCGGGAGGCGGCGAGTTACCAGGAGGCGCTGGCCCGGCTGGAGGAAGAGGGGCAGAGCCTCAAGGACGAGATGGCGCGCCACCTGCAGGAATACCAGGATCTGCTCAACGTCAAACTGGCCCTGGACATCGAGATCGCCACCTACAGGAAGCTGCTAGAGGGCGAGGAGAACCG CATCACCATTCCTGTGCAGACCTTCTCCAACCTGCAGATCCGAG AAACCAGCCTGGACACCAAGTCCGTGTCAGAAGGCCACCTCAAGAGGAACATTGTGGTGAAGACCGTGGAGATGCGGGATGGAGAG GTCATTAAGGAGTCCAAGCAGGAGCACAAGGATGTGATGTGA
- the GFAP gene encoding glial fibrillary acidic protein isoform X2, translating to MERRRVTSATRRSYVSSSEMVVGGRRLGPGTRLSLARMPPPLPARVDFSLAGALNSGFKETRASERAEMMELNDRFASYIEKVRFLEQQNKALAAELNQLRAKEPTKLADVYQAELRELRLRLDQLTANSARLEVERDNLAQDLGTLRQKLQDETNQRLEAENNLAAYRQEVRELQEQLAQQQVHVEMDVAKPDLTAALREIRTQYEAVASSNMHEAEEWYRSKFADLNDAAARNAELLRQAKHEANDYRRQLQALTCDLESLRGTNESLERQMREQEERHAREAASYQEALARLEEEGQSLKDEMARHLQEYQDLLNVKLALDIEIATYRKLLEGEENRITIPVQTFSNLQIRGGKSTKEGESHKVTRHLKSLTIQVIPIQAHQVVDGAPPALETSLDTKSVSEGHLKRNIVVKTVEMRDGEVIKESKQEHKDVM from the exons ATGGAGAGGAGACGGGTCACCTCAGCCACTCGCCGCTCCTATGTCTCCTCCtcagagatggtggtggggggccGCCGCCTGGGTCCCGGCACCCGCCTGTCCCTGGCTCGAATGCCGCCTCCACTCCCAGCCCGGGTGGACTTCTCCCTGGCCGGGGCACTCAACTCCGGCTTCAAGGAGACCCGGGCCAGCGAGAGGGCAGAGATGATGGAGCTCAATGACCGCTTCGCCAGCTACATTGAGAAGGTGCGCTTCCTGGAGCAGCAGAACAAGGCGCTGGCTGCCGAGCTCAACCAGCTGCGGGCCAAGGAACCCACCAAGCTGGCCGACGTCTACCAGGCGGAGCTGCGCGAGCTGCGCCTGCGGCTCGATCAACTCACTGCCAACAGCGCCCGGCTCGAGGTGGAGAGGGACAACCTGGCACAGGACCTGGGCACCTTGAGGCAGAA GCTCCAGGATGAAACCAACCAGAGGCTGGAGGCTGAGAACAACCTGGCTGCCTATCGACAG GAGGTGCGGGAGCTCCAGGAGCAGCTGGCCCAGCAGCAGGTCCACGTGGAGATGGATGTAGCCAAGCCTGACCTCACAGCGGCCCTGAGAGAGATCCGCACACAGTATGAGGCAGTGGCATCCAGCAACATGCATGAGGCGGAGGAGTGGTACCGGTCCAAG TTTGCGGACCTCAACGACGCCGCCGCCCGCAACGCGGAGCTGCTCCGCCAGGCCAAGCATGAGGCCAACGACTACCGGCGGCAGCTGCAGGCCTTGACCTGCGACCTGGAGTCCTTGCGCGGCACG AACGAGTCCCTGGAGCGGCAGATGCGCGAGCAAGAGGAGCGCCACGCGCGGGAGGCGGCGAGTTACCAGGAGGCGCTGGCCCGGCTGGAGGAAGAGGGGCAGAGCCTCAAGGACGAGATGGCGCGCCACCTGCAGGAATACCAGGATCTGCTCAACGTCAAACTGGCCCTGGACATCGAGATCGCCACCTACAGGAAGCTGCTAGAGGGCGAGGAGAACCG CATCACCATTCCTGTGCAGACCTTCTCCAACCTGCAGATCCGAG GGGGCAAAAGCACCAAAGAAGGGGAAAGTCACAAGGTCACAAGACATCTCAAAAGCCTCACAATACAAGTTATACCAATTCAGGCTCACCAGGTTGTAGATGGAGCCCCGCCGGCTCTCG AAACCAGCCTGGACACCAAGTCCGTGTCAGAAGGCCACCTCAAGAGGAACATTGTGGTGAAGACCGTGGAGATGCGGGATGGAGAG GTCATTAAGGAGTCCAAGCAGGAGCACAAGGATGTGATGTGA
- the CCDC103 gene encoding coiled-coil domain-containing protein 103 — protein MKRNDVINFKALEKELQAALIADEKYKRENAAKLRAVEQKVASYEEFRGIVLASHLKPLEQKDKMGGKRPVPWNCHTSQGRPFQDESNELSLEKTLFQPETSAEFYRDWRRHLRSGPERYEALLQLGGPKLGRLFQMDVGFGLLGEMLVALADHVRPADCRAVLGILHSLASTGRFTLNLSLMSRAERESCRALFQKLQAMGTPSSEGQGLGEQPGGLQEEEGLLQELLMLYHVD, from the exons atgaaaaggaatgacgTCATCAACTTCAAGGCTTTGGAGAAAGAGCTGCAGGCTGCACTCATTGCTGATGAGAAGTACAAACGGGAGAATGCTGCCAAGTTACGGGCAGTGGAACAGAAGGTAGCTTCCTATGAGGAATTCAG GGGTATCGTCCTTGCATCACATCTGAAGCCGCTGGAACAGAAGGACAAGATGGGAGGAAAGAGGCCTGTGCCCTGGAACTGTCACACTAGTCAGGGAAGGCCCTTCCAGGATGAAAGCAATGAACTCTCCCTG GAGAAAACGCTCTTCCAGCCTGAGACCTCAGCCGAGTTCTACCGTGACTGGCGGCGACACTTGCGCAGCGGGCCAGAGCGCTATGAGGCCCTGCTGCAGCTCGGGGGCCCGAAGCTGGGCCGCCTCTTCCAGATGGACGTGGGGTTTGGACTTCTAGGGGAGATGCTGGTGGCGCTGGCTGATCACGTGAGGCCTGCTGATTGCCGGGCGGTGCTGGGGATCCTGCACAGCCTGGCCAGCACTGGGCGCTTCACCCTGAACCTGAGCCTGATGAGCcgtgcagagagagagagctgcaGAGCCTTGTTTCAGAAGTTGCAGGCCATGGGCACCCCCAGCTCGGAGGGGCAGGGTCTGGGGGAGCAGCCGGGTGGGCTTCAGGAGGAGGAGGGTCTGCTGCAAGAGCTGCTGATGCTATACCACGTGGACTGA
- the GFAP gene encoding glial fibrillary acidic protein isoform X1 — protein MERRRVTSATRRSYVSSSEMVVGGRRLGPGTRLSLARMPPPLPARVDFSLAGALNSGFKETRASERAEMMELNDRFASYIEKVRFLEQQNKALAAELNQLRAKEPTKLADVYQAELRELRLRLDQLTANSARLEVERDNLAQDLGTLRQKLQDETNQRLEAENNLAAYRQEADEATLARLDLERKIESLEEEIRFLRKIHEEEVRELQEQLAQQQVHVEMDVAKPDLTAALREIRTQYEAVASSNMHEAEEWYRSKFADLNDAAARNAELLRQAKHEANDYRRQLQALTCDLESLRGTNESLERQMREQEERHAREAASYQEALARLEEEGQSLKDEMARHLQEYQDLLNVKLALDIEIATYRKLLEGEENRITIPVQTFSNLQIRGGKSTKEGESHKVTRHLKSLTIQVIPIQAHQVVDGAPPALETSLDTKSVSEGHLKRNIVVKTVEMRDGEVIKESKQEHKDVM, from the exons ATGGAGAGGAGACGGGTCACCTCAGCCACTCGCCGCTCCTATGTCTCCTCCtcagagatggtggtggggggccGCCGCCTGGGTCCCGGCACCCGCCTGTCCCTGGCTCGAATGCCGCCTCCACTCCCAGCCCGGGTGGACTTCTCCCTGGCCGGGGCACTCAACTCCGGCTTCAAGGAGACCCGGGCCAGCGAGAGGGCAGAGATGATGGAGCTCAATGACCGCTTCGCCAGCTACATTGAGAAGGTGCGCTTCCTGGAGCAGCAGAACAAGGCGCTGGCTGCCGAGCTCAACCAGCTGCGGGCCAAGGAACCCACCAAGCTGGCCGACGTCTACCAGGCGGAGCTGCGCGAGCTGCGCCTGCGGCTCGATCAACTCACTGCCAACAGCGCCCGGCTCGAGGTGGAGAGGGACAACCTGGCACAGGACCTGGGCACCTTGAGGCAGAA GCTCCAGGATGAAACCAACCAGAGGCTGGAGGCTGAGAACAACCTGGCTGCCTATCGACAG GAAGCAGATGAAGCCACCCTGGCCCGTCTGGATCTGGAGAGGAAGATTgagtctctggaggaggaaatccgGTTCTTGAGGAAGATCCATGAGGAG GAGGTGCGGGAGCTCCAGGAGCAGCTGGCCCAGCAGCAGGTCCACGTGGAGATGGATGTAGCCAAGCCTGACCTCACAGCGGCCCTGAGAGAGATCCGCACACAGTATGAGGCAGTGGCATCCAGCAACATGCATGAGGCGGAGGAGTGGTACCGGTCCAAG TTTGCGGACCTCAACGACGCCGCCGCCCGCAACGCGGAGCTGCTCCGCCAGGCCAAGCATGAGGCCAACGACTACCGGCGGCAGCTGCAGGCCTTGACCTGCGACCTGGAGTCCTTGCGCGGCACG AACGAGTCCCTGGAGCGGCAGATGCGCGAGCAAGAGGAGCGCCACGCGCGGGAGGCGGCGAGTTACCAGGAGGCGCTGGCCCGGCTGGAGGAAGAGGGGCAGAGCCTCAAGGACGAGATGGCGCGCCACCTGCAGGAATACCAGGATCTGCTCAACGTCAAACTGGCCCTGGACATCGAGATCGCCACCTACAGGAAGCTGCTAGAGGGCGAGGAGAACCG CATCACCATTCCTGTGCAGACCTTCTCCAACCTGCAGATCCGAG GGGGCAAAAGCACCAAAGAAGGGGAAAGTCACAAGGTCACAAGACATCTCAAAAGCCTCACAATACAAGTTATACCAATTCAGGCTCACCAGGTTGTAGATGGAGCCCCGCCGGCTCTCG AAACCAGCCTGGACACCAAGTCCGTGTCAGAAGGCCACCTCAAGAGGAACATTGTGGTGAAGACCGTGGAGATGCGGGATGGAGAG GTCATTAAGGAGTCCAAGCAGGAGCACAAGGATGTGATGTGA
- the FAM187A gene encoding Ig-like V-type domain-containing protein FAM187A, which translates to MNLAHTTVLLWAWGSLQAFEIVEKENIFQRTPCPAFLMFDNAAYLTDMSFELPCPCKPEEVSAVVWYYQKHLGSSHTKVLTDFDGRVLTEAAQVRVGSDMLVRFSIRMFSLLVFRAQPEDSGLYFCGTRKGDYFYAYDVDIQSSEGMVATFKDQGQEPLEDEYHGSLRVFTTFWEWTPCDRCGVRGEQWRIGLCYLQSPDLSPRYRKILPNVVSCGSRAVPRQLRAKASDHNPELLVRSCLMPCEKKKVQEGVMAIFNYVSKVGSRPWLPQVPIQFHQQRLGHGLIISCPGARPEHAVAWDKDHQYLYRTQYLKGVNGSMRVFIDHGNHLHIRFTQLEDRGIYYCWRQGERIAGFRLGVTSPGRYPVSFSDPETRAALGLILIGYMLITVIFISIHLCRCCCYLFRFCPNFSPRLFRPQL; encoded by the coding sequence ATGAACCTGGCCCACACCACTGTGCTCCTGTGGGCGTGGGGGAGCCTCCAGGCCTTTGAAATAGTGGAGAAAGAGAACATCTTTCAGAGGACCCCCTGCCCGGCTTTCCTGATGTTTGACAACGCGGCCTACCTGACCGACATGAGCTTCGAGCTCCCCTGCCCCTGCAAGCCGGAGGAGGTGTCCGCTGTCGTCTGGTACTATCAGAAGCACCTGGGCAGCAGCCACACCAAAGTGCTGACGGACTTTGATGGGCGGGTGCTGACGGAGGCCGCCCAGGTGCGCGTGGGCAGCGACATGCTGGTCCGCTTCAGCATCCGCATGTTCAGCCTCTTAGTCTTCCGGGCGCAGCCGGAGGACTCCGGCTTGTATTTTTGCGGCACCCGCAAGGGAGACTACTTTTACGCCTACGACGTGGACATCCAGAGCAGTGAGGGGATGGTGGCTACCTTCAAGGACCAGGGCCAGGAACCCTTGGAAGACGAGTACCACGGGAGCCTCCGCGTCTTCACCACCTTCTGGGAGTGGACCCCCTGCGACCGCTGCGGGGTGCGCGGGGAGCAGTGGCGTATCGGTCTGTGCTACCTGCAGAGCCCGGACCTCTCTCCTCGCTACCGCAAGATACTGCCCAACGTGGTGTCTTGCGGTTCGAGAGCTGTGCCCAGGCAGCTCCGGGCCAAGGCCAGCGACCACAACCCTGAGCTGCTGGTTCGGAGCTGCCTGATGCCCTGCGAGAAGAAGAAGGTCCAGGAGGGCGTGATGGCCATCTTCAACTATGTGTCCAAAGTGGGCAGCCGGCCCTGGTTGCCTCAGGTGCCCATTCAGTTCCACCAGCAGAGGCTGGGCCATGGACTCATCATCTCCTGCCCTGGGGCCCGGCCAGAGCACGCCGTGGCCTGGGACAAGGACCACCAGTACCTCTACCGCACGCAGTACCTGAAGGGCGTCAATGGGTCCATGAGGGTGTTCATCGACCACGGCAACCATCTTCACATCCGCTTCACCCAGCTGGAAGACCGGGGCATCTACTATTGCTGGCGGCAGGGCGAGCGCATTGCTGGGTTCCGACTGGGCGTGACATCTCCAGGTCGCTACCCGGTCTCCTTCTCCGACCCCGAGACTCGGGCCGCCCTGGGGCTCATTCTGATAGGCTACATGCTCATCACGGTCATCTTTATCAGCATTCACCTTTGTCGTTGCTGCTGTTACTTATTCCGTTTTTGTCCCAACTTCTCCCCCAGGCTCTTTCGCCCCCAGCTCTGA